GCTTCAACAAAGGAAGTTACGTTGATCAGATTTCCAATGTTACAAGTGCCGAGAAAAGGCGTTCGTATTGACGAGAATCAACAATCTTGAATAACAGGAATAAATATGGTGTTTCCCAGTTACGAGATGGGTTATAAAACACCACACCACCTGACATTAGAGAAGTACAACGCATTGCACCATAGCCCAGTCTTTCACAACGGGGAGGAAGAGCAATGGCAAATTTTAAGTgaagaaatttaataaaacgaTGTAATATTGACATTtgtgaagaaaaatttcaaataaatttttgataactttacaaatttaaGACCCATTAGAAGACTAATCCCATGATGTACCATTCCTAGGACGATAGTTAATGCCTCTGCGACGCAAAGATTCAACTACATCTTCGTTTAATACACCTTGAACACGAGTCGCATAGATTCCGGGAGTAAAAGTATCGATTCTCTGCCATCTGGCAACCCAAGATTCGGTGGGACTCATCATTGCCATTATTCCTTCAAATACTGGCGAGGTAAATGTTTCCACGTCGTCTACACCATCGTTCGGACAGCCTTTGTTAGCAAAAACACTATGAGGCAAAACAATTCCACAAATGAGACATGCTCTTGATCTAGTCCTATTTAGCTTATCCATGCTGTGAGGTTTATACAATGCAAGTGTGTTTGGTTATGGTTGAGTTACAAACACGAAAGAAAGTGCAATACCTATCAAacaaatattaattataaaTGAACCAGAATATCGAACGAAGCTGCTTAATAAAACAGTAAAAGATACACATTTTGTATTTGCTAGCTAAACGTTTAATGTTGCGATATCAGTCTCTTAATTACAATTTTAACCATACAACTCACAAGTTCcaggaaaacaaaaattttataaaactaaattaaacaataaagTCTAGCCATCAgaactaaaaaatgatgGCCTCATTATTACAATAAAGGAGCATGCGGTAGCGACAATTGGAAAAGTTGTGAGATAAGAATGCAAAACTACACACCCAAAGTGTCAATTTGGGTAAATCTAATAATGGTATTTTACATGAAAAGTACCTtagataaataaacatGTGACCCAAAAGCTGTATTGGAAGCATGCGTGATTAAGGAACGAATAATGGAGTAAAGCGGACAGACAAGGAATGGTGAAAGAGGCCATTGAATTTAAAGTTAAGAAGCAATGCGTATTACCTTCCAATTAATAATGGACCATTTACTCTATAGAAACAGTTCTGATGAATGAGAtagtatattttttggCGCAGAAAAGTAGAAACGCTAATGCTTTCTATATGAAGACATTTCCAGCTCTTTctcgttttttaaaatcctTCTTTCTCTCCTAGTTgcaaaatgaagaaatagaACGATCAGTATGCAACAGGATAAACCAACGGATAACCCAATTGCAAGTTTCTTGTCAATCGGGTTTACAGAAAATGCAGGGGAAACATCCACTACCATCTTCCAGTAAAACGTGTTCGCTAATAGGACCTGTGGACCCACATATACCGTGCTGGCGGTACCATTTTGAGGAACAGCAACAACTCGCGCAGTAATGTTGTCCATCTTCATAAGCCATTTCTTATCTATCTTTACCATCCAGTAAGTTTGGTTGGAAGGAATAACACCACTGCTCGTAATCAATGTGTTATTGGAGTCGGCATATTGCAAAGCAATTTCGACAAACTGTTCAGTGGGTTGTTTCCATTTGACAGCATAAGTAAATCCTCTAGCCCATCGAGAATCTTAAACAAAAGTCAGTTTTACAAtactaaaaattaaataaaaaacataccTTCAGCAGGAGTGATGAACTCAAATTCAGCCCGAACAAGATTGATAAAAGTAAGGATTAAGAATAAAGCAGATCCTAGAAAGAATTTCATTTTGTGAACCCGAAGTTTTCTTTGtagcttaaaaaaaataaaaaaacggTCTTCTCTAACGTGAATCTTACAATGTCTTTAGCATAGACTCAGTGATACGGCAATTGTCTGCGGAAGATACATCAACAGCCAGGGACGGAAGTGTAAAATTAACTCGTACTCGTTAATGCGATATCATTGTATATATTCGAATGATACTGTTATCGtattcaacaaaaaaaattagtaaatcCTTTTTAGAGTGGAAATATATGAGTTGAAAATGCTGTCATCAGAACCCAGATAACTTTACactaataaaataaatttcggTTATTCGTTTGCCGTATCCGCATGGCTTAAAGtatagaaagaaaaagctaTTTATAACAGTCTAGCATATAATTATGTTGGAAACGAACTGCAGTAGTAAGCagtaaacaataaacaaaaacctTTAACAATGTACAAGaaataaacagaaaaaataataatattaaattaatttagtAAAGAATCAACCAAGTGTTGAAGAAATCTCAAAAATTGGTTATGACAGGTGTGCtgtttattgtttacatactaaaaaattttgataaattatGCTTTCGTTCTAAATAGGACTCTAAATGTTACCAGTTATAGAGctaaagtaaatttttttataaaggaAATATATGTAATTTAAATTACTAGCTGGTCTAGTAATTTACTTTGACACTGTCTACCGTTTAATGATGATCATGGattgaaaatttgtatAAACAAATTGGAGTGCTTCATTGGcatcatttgtttacattttcatttgctttGGGCCGATATAGCAAAGCTTAGGGAACAAAAAGTAAGTTTTGCTTAGAGGGAAATATTTGGGTTTGGcgaagtaaacaaacaaacaaactattaatgaaaattgtGCCTCATCTAACAGCCCGCACTTTACCAAACAAAAGGCgactaaaataaaaattaaaacaggAAATGCTTTCCATGCTATTACCTTTCGGAAATTCAGGTGTATACGCCAGTGATGTAGATCGAGAAGATCGACCAGAAATTGCTAAATTGGTGCAAGCATTCCCTACCATTGAAGAAGACTATCATGTGGTTAAGTTAGTAGGAGCAGGAAGTTTTAGCAGCGTCTTTAAAGCGGTGGATAGACATTTCGATAGCTACGATAACTCCTACTGGATATCATCTCAAATAGAAGATCAGATGCCCCATGACAAAACCAAGAGACCAAAAAACCATTTTGTTGCattgaaaagaatttatGCCACCGTTCTTCCCTCAAGAATCCAAACTGAACTTGAGATGCTACATGAACTACGAGGCAGTGATTGTGTACTAAATATGATAACTGCTGTAAGACATCAAGATCAAGTGTTAATTGTACTACCGTTTATACAACATGCAGAGTTCCGGGACTTCTATATGAAATATTCTCTTCCAGAAATTGGTGCGTACTTAAGAGACCTCTTGAAAGGGTTGGCACATATAGATGCAAAGGGCATAATTCATCGAGATATCAAACCAGGTAACTTTGCTTGGAATCCTTACACCCAAAGGGGAGTCATACTTGACTTTGGATTAGCTCAATGGCAAGAGGCAGATGCACCTACAGAAAATTGCTGTGTCGATAAATTGAGAAAACTGAAGCAAGAAGGAAAATATTACGATTATTTTCCATTTGAGAAAACGATAGCAGATCCTCCAGAGGGTTACTTGCTACATGATCCAAGGCCTACAAAACGTGCTGACCGAGCCGGAACAAGAGGATTTCGAGCGCCTGAGGTATTGTTTCGATGCCAAAATCAAACATCCTCAATTGATGTGTGGTCAGTGGGAGTCATTTTGTTGTGTTTTTTAACACATCGATATCCTTTTTTCCGCTGTGAAGATGATATCGATGCAATCGTAGAATTAGCACATATCTTTGGAAGAAATGGCATGTCAAACTGCGCATTATTACATGGTAAGTAGTTATTAAACACTTGAGCgtaaaagttgaaaaaacgAAGAGAGAAATCGTTTTCTAACCAATGCttcaaatctttttgaGACAACTTTTGAGGTGCTAACTTGTATTTCTCTCAGGACAAATTTGGTCAGATAACATTCCGACTCTACTAGATCAAAAGCATAATTGGCTAGACCTAATTGCTAGCATTACGAAGAATGATGagaatttaattttagagACAAGCTCAGATTATCAAGTGGCTTTAGCCATTGACTTGTTGGACAAGTTATTAGAATTACATCGTACGTGCAAATcccaaaaacaaaatactaGGAAGTGGACTAGGAGGAAAATTCTTAaatgacaaaaaaaaacgcGAACCGAAATggccttttttttattgtttcaTTCATGGATTGTCTTCTTTTATGATGCTTTTTAGGTTTTTTAACGAAGCCTGGGGCTATCCACTCTGAAACTAGTATCTTGATTTCCAAACTCCAGTTGTATAAAACAACATGGCAggaattaattaaaaattgaatggCTAACAATTATCTAGCATCGAAACGAGTAAAGGCCAAAACAGCTCTTCAGCACGAATTCTTTAATGCATGTGGGGTTACCCGGTCAGGATTTGAGGCAGAAAACCCTTTTCGAAGTGATTTCCCTTCAACTGTAGAGCAGTAGACGTGTATCTGCCAAAGATGGAGAAATTTCCACACGTCGGAATTCCATAATATCAttcaaagttttatttattgtatcGATTAACTcttaataataatgaatgTCAAAGATAAAGATATTTGAAGTTGCGTGCGTTGCAAACATCTCAAAAACCAAAGCACGTGAGAAAAGCGAATGTGTAACGGTCAAATACTAAGTACAGTAAAAGGTTAACCAAATGAGCAGACTAAATACGAAATGTTTAGATAGGATGAGATGTCTCTGACAAACATTAACCTACTTTAATCGTTACAATGCCTGTAGCGTCAAGTCATTATAGTGGAATCAGCCAACAGATGTGTCAACGTCGTCGAATAAAGTACATAAGAAACAAATCAGCAATTAAAAGTACAATAACCTTAAACTAAGAAAAAGCCGAATTCAAAATAAGCCAATTTCCTTTCTTCATAATgataaaagatattttccaaaatgtaaacaaaagatcGCCGAGAAGTTTCGATCATGAAAAAAGTCAAACAGTCACGTACTCCATTATCCATCTCTTTCAAACTCTTACTGA
This region of Schizosaccharomyces pombe strain 972h- genome assembly, chromosome: II genomic DNA includes:
- the spt4 gene encoding DSIF transcription elongation factor complex subunit Spt4, with the translated sequence MDKLNRTRSRACLICGIVLPHSVFANKGCPNDGVDDVETFTSPVFEGIMAMMSPTESWVARWQRIDTFTPGIYATRVQGVLNEDVVESLRRRGINYRPRNGTSWD
- the psg1 gene encoding protein psg1, which gives rise to MKFFLGSALFLILTFINLVRAEFEFITPAEDSRWARGFTYAVKWKQPTEQFVEIALQYADSNNTLITSSGVIPSNQTYWMVKIDKKWLMKMDNITARVVAVPQNGTASTVYVGPQVLLANTFYWKMVVDVSPAFSVNPIDKKLAIGLSVGLSCCILIVLFLHFATRRERRILKNEKELEMSSYRKH
- the spo4 gene encoding serine/threonine protein kinase (DDK family) Spo4 — encoded protein: MLSMLLPFGNSGVYASDVDREDRPEIAKLVQAFPTIEEDYHVVKLVGAGSFSSVFKAVDRHFDSYDNSYWISSQIEDQMPHDKTKRPKNHFVALKRIYATVLPSRIQTELEMLHELRGSDCVLNMITAVRHQDQVLIVLPFIQHAEFRDFYMKYSLPEIGAYLRDLLKGLAHIDAKGIIHRDIKPGNFAWNPYTQRGVILDFGLAQWQEADAPTENCCVDKLRKLKQEGKYYDYFPFEKTIADPPEGYLLHDPRPTKRADRAGTRGFRAPEVLFRCQNQTSSIDVWSVGVILLCFLTHRYPFFRCEDDIDAIVELAHIFGRNGMSNCALLHGQIWSDNIPTLLDQKHNWLDLIASITKNDENLILETSSDYQVALAIDLLDKLLELHPSKRVKAKTALQHEFFNACGVTRSGFEAENPFRSDFPSTVEQ